The proteins below come from a single Pandoraea apista genomic window:
- a CDS encoding SirB1 family protein, whose product MANRILEYFAALVASDDGLPLTEAAIAIAQDVYPDLDVQDTLTQIDALAARLAKRLPPDAGPLQKLQLLDHYFFRELGFSVNQNDYYDPDNSHLHVVLDRRRGIPISLAVLCMEIGHQIGLPLRGLSFPGHFLLRLAVPAGDVVIDPLSGNSLSPQRLLEMVEPYLKHYRDESAEPIQELALWALLHPFLEPATPREILARMLRNLRAIYTQSERWERLLAVQERMVLLLPDQPVERRDRGLAYARLGLVRPAQDDLELYLGKRPDADDADAIRQVLDDLSRRPGSHG is encoded by the coding sequence ATGGCAAATCGAATTCTCGAGTATTTTGCTGCGCTGGTTGCGTCCGACGATGGTCTGCCGCTGACCGAAGCGGCAATCGCAATCGCGCAAGACGTCTATCCGGATCTCGACGTGCAGGACACGCTGACCCAGATCGATGCGCTTGCCGCACGTCTGGCCAAGCGCCTGCCGCCAGACGCCGGGCCGCTGCAAAAGCTCCAACTGCTCGACCATTACTTCTTCCGCGAACTCGGGTTTTCCGTCAATCAGAACGACTATTACGATCCGGACAACAGCCATCTGCATGTTGTGCTGGATCGTCGTCGCGGTATTCCCATCTCGCTGGCGGTGCTTTGCATGGAAATCGGTCATCAGATCGGCCTGCCGTTGCGCGGCTTGTCGTTTCCCGGACATTTCCTGCTGCGGCTTGCCGTGCCGGCTGGCGACGTCGTCATCGATCCGCTCTCCGGTAACTCGCTCTCGCCGCAACGCTTGCTCGAAATGGTCGAGCCCTATCTGAAGCACTATCGCGACGAGAGCGCCGAGCCGATTCAGGAACTGGCGTTGTGGGCGCTGTTGCATCCGTTTCTGGAGCCCGCGACCCCGCGAGAAATCCTCGCCCGGATGCTACGAAACCTGCGTGCGATCTACACACAGAGTGAGCGATGGGAGCGTTTGCTCGCGGTGCAGGAGCGCATGGTGCTGCTCTTGCCCGACCAGCCTGTCGAGAGGCGGGATCGCGGGCTGGCATACGCCCGTCTCGGACTCGTGCGGCCGGCGCAGGACGATCTCGAACTCTATCTGGGCAAGCGCCCCGATGCGGACGACGCAGACGCTATCCGGCAGGTGCTCGACGATCTTAGCCGTCGTCCGGGTAGCCACGGATAG
- a CDS encoding DUF962 domain-containing protein yields MKSLAQQMSFYQRYHRSPKNRLTHFFGVPMIILAVMQAFSWVPLGPSGLNATHVIVLVLLMYYFLLDVPLALAMTAFFAALLAVTQHLARLPWPWALTVFGVLFVGGWIVQLIGHHFEGRKPALLDNLFQIFIAPMFLMAEVFFHFGYKPGLQRRVQELAAQSV; encoded by the coding sequence ATGAAATCACTGGCGCAACAGATGTCGTTTTACCAGCGCTATCACCGCAGTCCCAAGAATCGTCTCACCCATTTCTTTGGCGTTCCCATGATCATTCTTGCCGTGATGCAAGCATTCTCGTGGGTACCGCTCGGCCCCAGCGGGCTGAATGCCACGCATGTGATCGTGCTGGTGCTGCTGATGTATTACTTCCTGCTCGATGTCCCGTTGGCGCTGGCCATGACCGCGTTTTTCGCCGCATTGCTGGCCGTGACGCAGCATCTGGCCAGACTGCCGTGGCCTTGGGCGCTGACCGTCTTTGGCGTGCTGTTCGTCGGCGGCTGGATCGTTCAACTGATCGGGCATCATTTCGAGGGCCGTAAGCCTGCTCTGCTCGACAACCTGTTCCAGATATTCATCGCACCGATGTTCCTGATGGCCGAAGTGTTCTTCCATTTCGGTTACAAACCGGGCTTGCAGCGACGTGTTCAAGAGCTTGCCGCGCAGTCGGTGTGA
- a CDS encoding SDR family NAD(P)-dependent oxidoreductase: MEIQGNVFLITGGASGLGAAAARWLAGLGAKVVLADVNVDEGEALAEKLGGKFVKCDVTREDDGKAAVAAASALGTLRGLVNCAGIAIGSKTVGRDGPHPLDTFSRVIQINLIGTFNMIRLAATAMSQGEPNGEGERGVIVNTASVAAYDGQMGQAAYAASKGGVASLTLPVARDLSRSGIRVMTIAPGIFETPMMLAMPAEVQASLGQMVPFPPRLGKPAEYAMLVEQILRNPMLNGEVIRLDGAIRMQPK, encoded by the coding sequence ATGGAAATTCAGGGCAATGTGTTTCTGATCACCGGTGGCGCCTCGGGCCTGGGCGCGGCCGCCGCGCGCTGGCTTGCCGGACTCGGCGCGAAGGTCGTGCTCGCCGACGTGAATGTCGATGAGGGCGAAGCGCTCGCCGAGAAACTCGGTGGCAAATTCGTCAAATGCGACGTCACACGCGAAGACGACGGCAAGGCTGCGGTAGCAGCGGCAAGCGCGCTCGGCACACTGCGCGGCCTGGTCAATTGCGCGGGCATCGCGATTGGCAGCAAGACTGTTGGCCGGGACGGGCCGCATCCCCTGGACACTTTCTCCCGCGTGATTCAGATCAACCTGATCGGCACGTTCAACATGATTCGACTCGCCGCTACGGCGATGAGTCAGGGCGAGCCGAACGGCGAAGGCGAGCGCGGCGTGATCGTCAACACCGCCTCGGTCGCCGCATACGACGGTCAGATGGGACAGGCCGCGTACGCGGCCTCAAAAGGCGGTGTTGCGAGCCTGACATTGCCGGTGGCACGCGATCTGTCGCGCAGCGGAATCCGCGTGATGACCATCGCACCGGGCATTTTCGAGACACCCATGATGCTCGCGATGCCGGCCGAAGTGCAGGCGTCGCTCGGGCAAATGGTGCCGTTCCCGCCCCGGCTGGGAAAACCGGCGGAATACGCCATGCTCGTGGAACAGATTCTCCGTAACCCGATGCTCAATGGCGAAGTCATCCGGCTCGACGGCGCGATTCGTATGCAGCCGAAATAG
- the adk gene encoding adenylate kinase produces the protein MRLILLGAPGAGKGTQATFIKEKFGIPQISTGDMLRAAIKEGTQLGLEAKRFMDAGDLVPDGVIIGMVRERLTADDCKNGYLFDGFPRTIAQAEAMKDAGVAIDFVLEIDVPFDEIITRMSGRRTHPASGRTYHVKFNPPKVDGKDDVTGEPLVQREDDKEETVKKRLAVYESQTKPLVAYYSDWAKHGSPGAIVEAPQYRKISGQGSVDEIRARVFEALK, from the coding sequence ATGCGTCTGATTTTGTTGGGGGCACCCGGGGCCGGTAAGGGCACCCAAGCCACTTTCATCAAAGAAAAATTCGGCATCCCGCAAATTTCGACCGGCGACATGCTGCGCGCCGCGATCAAGGAAGGCACCCAACTCGGCCTCGAAGCCAAGCGCTTCATGGACGCAGGCGACCTCGTGCCGGATGGCGTCATCATCGGCATGGTGCGTGAGCGCCTGACCGCCGACGATTGCAAGAACGGCTATCTGTTCGACGGTTTCCCGCGCACGATCGCTCAGGCGGAAGCCATGAAAGACGCCGGTGTCGCAATCGACTTCGTGCTCGAAATCGATGTGCCGTTCGACGAGATCATTACCCGCATGAGCGGTCGTCGTACGCACCCGGCGTCGGGCCGTACGTATCACGTCAAGTTCAATCCGCCCAAGGTCGACGGCAAGGACGACGTGACCGGCGAGCCGCTGGTGCAACGCGAAGACGACAAGGAAGAAACCGTCAAGAAGCGCCTCGCCGTGTACGAATCGCAAACCAAGCCGCTGGTCGCCTACTATTCGGATTGGGCAAAGCACGGCAGCCCGGGCGCGATCGTCGAAGCGCCGCAGTATCGCAAGATCTCGGGCCAGGGCAGCGTGGACGAAATCCGCGCGCGCGTGTTCGAAGCACTGAAGTAA
- the kdsB gene encoding 3-deoxy-manno-octulosonate cytidylyltransferase encodes MSDSIRTVDFVAVVPARLASTRLPNKPLADIGGKPMVVRVAERARESGARQVVVATDAQSVVDAVSAHGFDVMLTRADHPTGTDRLAEVAVQQQWTDDTIVVNVQGDEPLIDPRLVHAVAAHLAEHPECALSTAAHPITDNAEIFSPNVVKVVLDVYSRALYFSRAPIPWSRDAWSAGLVNMASLPAATTPIFRHIGLYAYRAKFLRSYPSLPQAPIETAESLEQLRALWHGERIAVLVTDDAPLPGVDTAEDLERVRALLQN; translated from the coding sequence GTGAGCGATTCGATCCGTACCGTCGACTTCGTCGCGGTGGTGCCTGCGCGCCTCGCGTCGACGCGTCTGCCCAACAAACCGCTCGCCGATATTGGCGGCAAGCCCATGGTGGTGCGCGTGGCCGAGCGCGCGCGTGAGTCGGGTGCGCGCCAGGTCGTAGTCGCGACCGACGCGCAGAGCGTGGTAGACGCCGTCTCGGCGCACGGCTTCGATGTCATGCTGACGCGCGCCGATCACCCGACGGGAACCGACCGGCTGGCCGAGGTGGCCGTTCAGCAGCAGTGGACCGACGACACTATCGTCGTCAACGTGCAGGGCGACGAACCGCTCATCGATCCACGTCTCGTGCACGCTGTCGCCGCACATCTGGCGGAGCATCCGGAATGCGCGCTCTCGACGGCCGCACACCCGATCACCGACAACGCGGAGATCTTCTCTCCGAATGTCGTTAAGGTCGTGCTCGACGTGTACAGCCGGGCACTTTACTTCTCGCGCGCGCCTATCCCGTGGTCGCGCGACGCGTGGTCCGCCGGGCTTGTCAATATGGCGTCCCTGCCGGCAGCCACGACACCGATCTTCCGTCACATTGGGCTTTACGCCTATCGAGCCAAGTTTCTGCGTAGCTATCCGAGCCTGCCGCAAGCCCCGATCGAGACCGCCGAATCGCTTGAGCAACTTCGCGCGCTCTGGCACGGCGAACGCATCGCGGTGCTGGTGACCGACGACGCGCCACTACCGGGTGTCGACACCGCCGAAGATCTCGAACGCGTTCGCGCACTGCTGCAAAACTGA
- a CDS encoding Trm112 family protein, translating into MDNRLFEILVCPLCKGPLEYDKKAQELICHADKLAYPIRDGIPVMLADEARQSVEGTPVPLNDDKSAS; encoded by the coding sequence GTGGACAACCGACTGTTTGAGATTCTCGTCTGCCCGTTGTGCAAGGGCCCCCTGGAGTACGACAAGAAAGCCCAGGAGCTGATTTGCCACGCAGACAAGCTCGCCTATCCGATTCGCGACGGCATTCCCGTCATGCTGGCCGATGAAGCACGCCAGTCCGTCGAGGGTACGCCCGTCCCGCTGAACGACGACAAGTCCGCATCGTGA
- the lpxK gene encoding tetraacyldisaccharide 4'-kinase produces the protein MTTPSSRSGQTDGARSRALVPRLSGSLVHWVSAQWQRRGLVAWLLWPLSWVFGAVAAWRRLAFRQGWRTSTRLPVPVVVVGNLTVGGTGKTPTVIALVGALRAHGYTPGVLSRGYGATLSRPTEVGDASRPEDVGDEPLLIAKRTGAPVWVWPSRVEGGRALLAAHPACDVIVCDDGLQHYALSRDVEIAVFDHRLGGNGFLLPAGPLREPLSRARDANLINDPYGRTLPEWSHTWRLTLALGDAWCVSQPALTRTLSHFAGKRVLAAAGIGAPERFFAALRAAGLQIETLALPDHYDFATNPFDGVAADAILITEKDAVKCVTWSDPRVWAVPAEAALDARLVSLVVEKLRGQPTV, from the coding sequence ATGACGACGCCCTCGTCACGTTCCGGCCAGACCGACGGCGCGCGTTCTCGCGCACTGGTGCCACGCTTGTCGGGCTCACTCGTGCATTGGGTGAGTGCGCAATGGCAACGGCGAGGACTCGTTGCGTGGCTGTTATGGCCACTGTCGTGGGTTTTCGGGGCCGTTGCCGCGTGGCGGCGTCTCGCCTTTCGCCAAGGCTGGAGAACATCTACACGTTTGCCGGTGCCGGTGGTCGTGGTTGGCAATCTCACCGTAGGCGGCACAGGCAAGACGCCGACCGTCATCGCGCTCGTGGGTGCACTGCGTGCGCACGGCTATACACCCGGCGTCCTCTCGCGCGGGTACGGTGCAACCCTGTCTCGTCCAACCGAAGTCGGCGATGCCTCACGGCCGGAAGACGTTGGCGACGAACCGCTGCTGATCGCCAAACGCACGGGTGCCCCGGTGTGGGTGTGGCCGTCGCGGGTCGAGGGTGGCCGTGCGCTGCTCGCCGCCCATCCGGCGTGTGACGTCATCGTCTGCGATGATGGTCTCCAGCACTACGCGCTCTCACGTGATGTCGAGATCGCCGTCTTCGACCATCGATTGGGCGGCAACGGATTCCTGCTGCCTGCCGGGCCGTTGCGCGAGCCGCTTTCGCGCGCGCGCGACGCCAATCTCATCAACGATCCGTACGGCAGAACGCTGCCCGAGTGGTCGCACACTTGGCGGCTGACGCTCGCACTGGGCGATGCATGGTGTGTCAGCCAGCCAGCCCTCACCCGAACGCTTTCGCATTTCGCCGGCAAGCGCGTGCTGGCGGCGGCAGGCATTGGCGCACCTGAGCGTTTCTTCGCGGCGCTGCGGGCTGCCGGCCTGCAAATCGAGACGCTGGCATTGCCCGATCATTACGACTTTGCGACGAATCCGTTCGACGGCGTTGCGGCCGACGCCATCCTGATCACCGAAAAGGATGCAGTAAAATGCGTCACCTGGTCCGACCCGCGAGTGTGGGCCGTACCTGCCGAGGCAGCGCTCGATGCGCGCCTCGTATCACTGGTAGTGGAGAAATTGCGTGGACAACCGACTGTTTGA
- a CDS encoding ExbD/TolR family protein, whose product MNFRRGLSTRDEPEINLIPLIDVLLVILIFLMVTTTYTRYTALKVNLPTADAEKAVVPPRQIVVSVGADGSYAIDRHALGQRDVASLTAALRQAAGPANSGAESPVIIINADAKSTHQAVINVMEAAREAGLSRLTFAARSTAAHGEAAPRSR is encoded by the coding sequence ATGAATTTCCGTCGAGGCCTCTCCACACGCGACGAGCCGGAGATCAATCTGATCCCGCTCATCGACGTGCTGCTCGTGATCCTGATCTTCCTGATGGTCACTACGACCTATACGCGTTACACCGCGCTCAAGGTCAATCTGCCAACGGCCGATGCCGAAAAGGCGGTCGTACCGCCGCGTCAGATCGTGGTTTCCGTCGGTGCGGACGGCAGTTATGCCATTGACCGGCATGCGCTCGGGCAGCGCGATGTCGCCAGTCTTACGGCAGCGTTGCGTCAGGCTGCGGGCCCTGCCAATAGCGGCGCCGAGTCTCCGGTCATTATCATCAACGCCGACGCCAAGAGTACTCACCAGGCGGTCATTAACGTGATGGAGGCTGCCCGCGAGGCCGGTCTGTCGCGACTGACCTTCGCTGCCCGCTCGACTGCCGCCCATGGTGAGGCGGCGCCTCGCTCTCGATGA
- a CDS encoding MotA/TolQ/ExbB proton channel family protein, protein MFAVIQAAGWPIWPLLIASVIALALIVERALSLRRARVLPSGVLENAITLARRGSAKQDATDALARGSMLGRVLATGVRFVAHNPQGPRESAKEALEETGRAVAHELERFLPALGTIASVAPLMGLFGTVIGMIEIFGAQDATGTDPAQLAHGISVALYNTGFGLMIAIPAMIFYRYYRTRVDAFLVELETQAVHFLDATLPRH, encoded by the coding sequence TTGTTCGCCGTCATCCAGGCCGCCGGCTGGCCCATCTGGCCACTTCTCATCGCTTCCGTTATCGCCCTCGCCCTGATCGTCGAGCGCGCCCTGTCGCTGCGTCGCGCGCGCGTACTCCCGAGCGGTGTCCTCGAAAACGCGATCACACTGGCTCGCCGAGGCTCGGCCAAGCAAGACGCCACCGACGCCTTGGCGCGTGGCTCGATGCTCGGGCGCGTGCTTGCGACCGGCGTTCGTTTCGTTGCACACAACCCGCAAGGGCCACGCGAAAGCGCCAAGGAAGCGCTCGAAGAAACCGGGCGGGCCGTCGCCCACGAACTTGAGCGATTTCTGCCGGCACTCGGAACCATTGCCTCCGTCGCCCCGCTAATGGGACTGTTCGGCACGGTCATCGGCATGATCGAGATCTTTGGTGCACAAGACGCCACGGGCACCGACCCGGCGCAACTGGCGCATGGCATTTCCGTGGCGCTGTACAACACCGGCTTCGGTCTGATGATCGCGATTCCCGCGATGATCTTCTATCGCTACTACCGCACGCGCGTCGATGCGTTTCTGGTCGAACTTGAGACGCAAGCGGTCCACTTTCTCGATGCCACGCTCCCGCGGCACTGA
- the xseA gene encoding exodeoxyribonuclease VII large subunit — MNLSFDDARPTGGADRVLSVSDLNKAVAGVLERSFPLAWVSGEISNFTRAASGHWYFSIKDAQAQMRCVMFRGRAQHADFSPKEGDRVEVRALLSMYVPRGEVQLNVEAIRRAGQGNLYEAFLKLKEKLAAAGLFDPQRKRALPRYARRVGVVTSLQAAALRDVLTTLARRAPHVSVVVYPAPVQGADAATRLAAALDAANARREVDAILLCRGGGSIEDLWAFNEEVLAHAIARSELPVVSGVGHETDFTIADFVADVRAPTPTAAAELISAARDECLREVDRERQRLSRAMWRMLEQRGQQLDSLSRGLVSPRERLARQRGELAHLSDRMRHALERPLAQRRGRFEMLRLRLARAVPDVASQHERVSLLSQRMQNIMSRRAERAGERLADATAQLELLNPRRTLQRGYAAVLDGKGQPVRDPRKLQRGQQVTMHLAEGAADIGIGDVQVRLDDTF, encoded by the coding sequence ATGAATCTATCTTTCGACGACGCCCGTCCCACCGGTGGTGCGGATCGCGTGCTAAGTGTTTCGGATTTGAACAAAGCCGTTGCCGGTGTGTTGGAGCGGAGCTTTCCGCTGGCGTGGGTCAGCGGCGAAATCTCGAACTTCACGCGCGCGGCAAGTGGCCATTGGTATTTCTCGATCAAGGATGCACAAGCGCAAATGCGCTGCGTGATGTTTCGCGGCCGTGCGCAGCACGCCGATTTCTCGCCTAAAGAGGGAGATCGCGTCGAAGTTCGTGCGTTGCTCTCCATGTATGTACCTCGCGGGGAGGTTCAGCTCAATGTCGAGGCGATCCGCCGCGCAGGGCAGGGCAATCTGTACGAAGCGTTCCTGAAACTCAAGGAAAAGCTCGCCGCCGCAGGGTTGTTCGACCCTCAGCGCAAGCGTGCCTTGCCGAGATACGCCCGCCGTGTGGGCGTTGTCACGTCGTTGCAGGCAGCGGCGCTGCGCGACGTGCTGACCACGCTCGCCCGGCGTGCGCCACACGTCTCGGTGGTCGTCTATCCGGCGCCCGTGCAAGGGGCCGACGCCGCTACCCGGCTGGCGGCGGCGCTCGATGCGGCCAACGCCCGTCGCGAGGTCGACGCCATTCTGCTATGCCGGGGCGGTGGTTCCATCGAAGACCTGTGGGCGTTCAACGAGGAAGTCCTCGCCCATGCCATTGCGCGCAGCGAGCTACCCGTTGTCTCCGGCGTGGGGCATGAAACCGATTTCACGATTGCCGATTTTGTGGCCGACGTGCGCGCGCCCACGCCGACCGCGGCCGCCGAACTGATCAGCGCGGCCCGCGACGAGTGTCTGCGCGAGGTCGACCGCGAGCGTCAGCGGCTGAGCCGCGCGATGTGGCGCATGCTGGAGCAGCGAGGCCAGCAGCTCGACAGCCTGTCGCGCGGCCTGGTGTCGCCTCGTGAGCGTTTGGCGCGTCAGCGCGGCGAGCTGGCACACCTGAGCGACCGCATGCGTCATGCGCTGGAACGACCGCTGGCCCAGCGCCGCGGACGATTCGAAATGTTGCGCCTTCGTCTGGCACGCGCCGTGCCCGATGTCGCGTCGCAGCACGAACGCGTGTCGCTACTCTCGCAGCGCATGCAAAACATCATGTCGCGCCGCGCGGAGCGCGCCGGCGAGCGACTCGCCGATGCCACGGCCCAACTCGAGTTGCTCAATCCGCGTCGCACGTTACAGCGCGGCTATGCCGCAGTGCTCGACGGGAAAGGCCAGCCGGTTCGCGACCCGAGAAAATTGCAGCGAGGCCAGCAAGTGACGATGCATTTGGCCGAAGGCGCCGCGGACATCGGCATTGGTGATGTTCAGGTTAGGCTTGACGATACTTTTTAG
- the sodB gene encoding superoxide dismutase [Fe]: MEHKLPELPYAIDALAPTISKETMEYHYGKHHQAYVTNLNNLIKGTEFENASLEDIIKKSSGGVFNNAAQVWNHTFFWNTLSPKGGGAPSGDLAKAIDAKFGSFDAFKETFSKSAVGNFGSGWTWLVKKADGSVDIVNTSNAATPLTGADKPLITIDVWEHAYYIDYRNARPKFVEAFWNLVNWEFAAKNFA, translated from the coding sequence ATGGAACACAAGCTCCCTGAACTGCCGTACGCCATCGATGCACTGGCGCCGACCATCTCCAAAGAAACGATGGAGTATCACTACGGCAAGCATCACCAAGCCTATGTGACCAACTTGAACAACCTGATCAAGGGCACCGAATTCGAAAACGCCAGCCTCGAAGACATCATCAAGAAGTCGTCGGGCGGCGTGTTCAACAATGCAGCACAGGTTTGGAACCACACGTTCTTCTGGAACACCCTGTCGCCGAAGGGCGGTGGTGCTCCGTCGGGCGATCTGGCCAAGGCCATCGACGCCAAGTTCGGTTCGTTCGACGCTTTCAAGGAAACGTTCTCGAAGTCGGCCGTGGGCAACTTCGGTTCGGGCTGGACGTGGCTCGTGAAGAAGGCCGACGGTTCGGTCGACATCGTGAACACCAGCAACGCTGCCACGCCGCTCACGGGCGCCGACAAGCCGCTGATCACCATCGACGTGTGGGAACACGCCTACTACATCGACTACCGCAATGCTCGTCCGAAGTTTGTCGAGGCATTCTGGAATCTGGTTAACTGGGAATTCGCTGCGAAGAACTTCGCGTAA
- a CDS encoding HD-GYP domain-containing protein, whose translation MPDPAPSRDIRAATLSFAPGALRHAGTPEVCRDTAHTSEAPGSTDSVDGRAGFSHRYGLADARLMRSLPPATWTLFRLAEHKRGGTATHMWRVGTLAWRFAQALGMPAVEAQALGWAAALHDTGKLCISNAILEKPGRLTPDEMGVMRMHPQVGADMLNAIGGAACELAAIVACTHHERYDGGGYPYGLSGNRIPLAGRIVALVDVFDALASHRPYRAALSPAQIVGAMLAERGRHFDPWLLDRFLERSLGPALEISSGAR comes from the coding sequence ATGCCTGACCCTGCGCCATCGCGCGATATCCGCGCCGCGACCCTTTCTTTCGCCCCGGGCGCCTTGCGCCATGCCGGTACCCCCGAAGTTTGTCGCGATACCGCCCACACTTCTGAGGCGCCCGGCAGCACCGACTCCGTCGACGGCCGTGCCGGTTTCTCTCACCGCTACGGGCTCGCCGACGCCCGACTGATGCGCAGTCTGCCACCGGCCACGTGGACACTCTTTCGCCTGGCCGAGCACAAGCGCGGCGGTACGGCCACACACATGTGGCGTGTCGGCACGCTGGCCTGGCGTTTCGCGCAGGCGCTCGGCATGCCCGCCGTCGAGGCGCAGGCGCTCGGGTGGGCGGCGGCCTTGCACGACACCGGTAAGTTGTGTATTTCGAACGCGATACTGGAGAAGCCGGGCAGGCTGACACCCGATGAGATGGGTGTCATGCGCATGCATCCGCAGGTGGGGGCCGATATGTTGAATGCCATCGGCGGTGCAGCATGCGAGTTGGCGGCAATCGTCGCCTGCACGCACCATGAACGTTATGACGGCGGCGGCTATCCTTACGGGCTTTCAGGCAATCGCATTCCATTGGCGGGACGGATCGTCGCTCTGGTCGACGTATTCGATGCGCTGGCAAGCCACCGTCCGTATCGTGCGGCGCTCAGTCCGGCGCAGATCGTGGGGGCGATGCTCGCCGAGCGCGGACGACACTTCGATCCGTGGTTGCTGGATCGCTTTCTCGAACGTTCGCTGGGGCCTGCGTTGGAGATATCGAGCGGCGCGCGCTGA
- a CDS encoding DUF192 domain-containing protein codes for MIRISRQLTALAASATFAAAAAVVALVPASATAQIKQPGQFPTVQLSAGMYLIKAEVAANEADREQGLMYRTTMPANAGMLFVFEDKAGHCFWMKNTNLPLSIAFLADDGTIVNIEEMAPQTEDNHCPRAAVRYALEMNQGWFKSKNIGPGAKISGLPR; via the coding sequence GTGATCCGGATTTCACGTCAACTGACCGCGCTCGCCGCCAGCGCCACGTTTGCTGCCGCCGCAGCCGTCGTGGCACTCGTGCCAGCGAGCGCTACTGCACAAATCAAGCAGCCCGGGCAGTTTCCGACCGTCCAGCTCTCCGCCGGCATGTACCTCATCAAGGCCGAAGTCGCTGCCAATGAAGCCGACCGCGAGCAAGGCTTGATGTATCGCACAACGATGCCCGCCAACGCTGGCATGCTCTTCGTGTTCGAAGATAAAGCCGGTCACTGCTTTTGGATGAAAAACACCAATCTTCCGTTGTCCATCGCGTTTCTCGCCGACGACGGTACGATTGTAAACATCGAAGAGATGGCGCCGCAAACCGAAGACAACCACTGCCCGCGCGCGGCAGTGCGGTATGCCCTGGAAATGAATCAGGGTTGGTTCAAGAGCAAGAACATCGGCCCGGGCGCCAAGATTTCAGGCTTGCCGCGCTGA
- a CDS encoding pseudouridine synthase — MTLLALNKPFGTICQFSPHPTRPTLAECVHLPDVYPAGRLDADSEGLLLLTDDGRLQARIAEPERKLPKTYWAQVEGPYDETAVARLRSGLDLGDFVTLPCEAREIPEPAHLWPRHPPIRFRASIPTHWLEITLVEGKNRQVRRMTAAVGKPTLRLVRVAIGPVDVFSLNLSPGQWCELPQQLLTLSGQPRGRPPR; from the coding sequence ATGACACTTCTCGCCCTCAACAAACCCTTCGGTACGATTTGCCAGTTTTCGCCACATCCGACGCGCCCCACGCTTGCCGAGTGCGTGCACCTTCCGGACGTCTATCCGGCGGGACGCCTCGACGCGGACAGCGAAGGGCTCCTGCTGCTGACCGACGATGGCCGCCTGCAAGCGCGCATTGCGGAGCCCGAAAGGAAACTGCCGAAGACCTATTGGGCGCAGGTGGAAGGTCCATACGATGAAACGGCCGTAGCACGGCTGCGGAGCGGCCTCGATCTGGGCGATTTCGTCACGCTGCCGTGCGAAGCGCGGGAGATCCCCGAGCCGGCGCACCTCTGGCCGCGCCATCCGCCAATTCGCTTTCGGGCGAGCATCCCGACACATTGGCTCGAGATCACCCTCGTGGAAGGCAAGAATCGCCAGGTCAGACGCATGACCGCCGCCGTGGGCAAGCCCACACTGCGGCTGGTACGTGTCGCCATCGGCCCGGTCGACGTCTTTTCATTGAACCTCTCGCCGGGCCAGTGGTGCGAGTTACCGCAACAATTACTTACACTTTCGGGTCAACCGCGCGGTCGTCCACCTCGTTGA